A window from Chitinophagales bacterium encodes these proteins:
- a CDS encoding response regulator — protein MHMKAIIIDDERLARSELRKLLQEFPEIEVIDEATNAEEGLQKIDSLQPDLVFLDIQMPGKTGFDLLSELDRAPHVIFTTAYDEYALKAFEVNALDYLLKPVEPKRLADAIQKLHQIEIKEGLPIGENYNRSLLSEHDQVFVKDGEKCWFVKLSDIRLFESVGNYAKVFFGPNKPLILKSLNALEERLDEKVFFRANRKHIVNLRLIDKIEPYFNGGLLIELKGGEKIEVSRRQTVKFKEMMSL, from the coding sequence ATGCACATGAAAGCGATAATCATTGATGATGAACGCCTGGCACGCTCCGAATTACGCAAGTTGCTCCAGGAATTTCCCGAGATCGAGGTTATTGATGAAGCCACCAATGCCGAAGAAGGGCTTCAAAAAATTGACTCCCTGCAACCCGATCTGGTTTTTCTCGATATTCAAATGCCTGGTAAGACCGGTTTCGACCTGCTCTCAGAACTCGACAGGGCTCCCCATGTAATATTCACCACGGCCTATGACGAATATGCACTAAAGGCCTTTGAGGTCAATGCGCTCGATTATTTGTTGAAACCCGTTGAACCCAAGCGATTGGCCGATGCCATTCAGAAGTTACACCAGATTGAGATCAAAGAAGGGTTGCCCATTGGTGAAAATTATAACCGCAGCCTGCTGAGTGAACATGATCAGGTATTTGTAAAAGACGGGGAGAAATGCTGGTTTGTCAAACTCTCGGATATCCGCTTGTTTGAAAGCGTGGGCAATTATGCCAAGGTATTTTTTGGCCCCAACAAACCCCTGATCCTGAAATCACTCAATGCACTGGAAGAAAGACTGGATGAGAAAGTTTTCTTTCGCGCCAATCGTAAACACATTGTCAACCTGCGTCTGATCGATAAGATCGAACCCTATTTCAATGGCGGTCTGCTGATTGAATTAAAAGGCGGTGAAAAGATCGAAGTGAGCCGGAGGCAAACAGTGAAGTTTAAAGAAATGATGAGCCTTTAA
- a CDS encoding segregation/condensation protein A: MNNETYQIKLPQFEGPFDLLLFFIERDELDIYNIPITRITNEFLDYIHGQEQLNIELSSEFILFISTLMRIKAKMLLPRKEIDDQGNEIDPRQELVNKILEYKKYKEAAAEMAEMEAIRMLMVKRGNIHRELTGIGEEEGEGTEIQTVTLYKLMKVFERVMQKLHDRNNKPVHTVTRYNYTMEGSRDYMLEQAREQRTMAFEKIFSNCENRVHAIFTFLAMLELVQQKFLKIMIGEGMNNFIIEYNEPENRIAELEAERLPEGPTQS, from the coding sequence GTGAACAACGAAACGTACCAGATCAAACTTCCCCAGTTCGAAGGACCATTTGACCTGCTCCTTTTCTTTATTGAAAGGGATGAGCTGGATATTTACAATATTCCCATTACACGGATCACAAATGAGTTTCTGGATTATATACATGGCCAGGAGCAACTGAACATCGAATTATCCAGTGAGTTCATTCTCTTTATCTCCACCCTGATGCGGATCAAGGCTAAAATGCTCCTGCCCCGTAAGGAGATTGACGACCAGGGCAATGAGATCGACCCGCGCCAGGAGTTGGTAAACAAAATCCTGGAATACAAGAAATACAAAGAAGCTGCCGCTGAGATGGCTGAAATGGAGGCCATTCGTATGCTGATGGTGAAACGCGGAAATATCCACCGCGAATTGACGGGTATCGGGGAAGAAGAAGGAGAGGGAACGGAGATTCAAACCGTGACCTTGTACAAGCTGATGAAAGTGTTTGAGCGGGTGATGCAGAAGCTCCACGACCGGAACAATAAACCGGTACACACTGTTACCCGGTACAATTATACCATGGAAGGAAGCCGTGATTACATGCTCGAGCAGGCCAGAGAGCAACGTACCATGGCGTTTGAAAAAATATTTTCAAACTGCGAGAATCGCGTACATGCGATCTTCACCTTCCTGGCGATGCTGGAATTGGTGCAGCAGAAATTCCTTAAGATCATGATCGGGGAAGGAATGAATAATTTTATCATTGAATACAACGAGCCTGAAAACCGGATAGCTGAACTGGAAGCAGAAAGACTACCCGAAGGGCCCACACAATCCTGA
- a CDS encoding M28 family peptidase, with product MRKQASFFLFFFLLSQQIFSQNIDQIINVNEVRRIETFLAADELKGRRTFSPEIDKAADFIANEFKATGLQTLNNSGSYLQSFVMVQPKFISATGVLDGVQIETKNLIVVTCKPELQLNEGSGYERIKMAPNANLLREARSLASAGKNRIVFVPTSLGANFGRLTGLKRGLFKSESSVVFVLTDSDPSTFAFEAKHEIIEQKLANVVGILPGKSKKDEYVIFSGHYDHIGIGKPVNGDSIYNGANDDAAGTTSVILLAKYFKALGNNERTLIFAAFTAEEVGGFGSQYFSRQFEPAKVMAMFNIEMNGTESKWGKNSAYITGYERTDMGAILQKNLEGTDFTFYPDPYPTQNLFFRSDNATLARLGVPAHTISTAKMENEPHYHKVSDHVETLDLENMTKVIQAIALSSRTIISGKDTPARVKVEEL from the coding sequence ATGAGAAAACAAGCTTCGTTTTTCCTGTTCTTTTTCCTTCTTTCCCAGCAAATCTTTTCCCAGAACATTGACCAGATCATCAATGTAAATGAAGTTCGCCGTATTGAAACCTTTCTCGCTGCCGATGAACTCAAAGGCCGCCGCACTTTTTCTCCGGAAATTGACAAAGCCGCCGATTTTATTGCCAATGAATTCAAAGCTACCGGACTCCAAACGCTGAATAATAGCGGCTCCTATCTGCAATCCTTTGTAATGGTTCAGCCCAAATTCATCAGCGCTACAGGTGTTTTGGATGGAGTGCAAATAGAGACCAAGAACCTCATCGTTGTTACCTGCAAACCGGAACTTCAACTCAATGAAGGATCGGGGTACGAAAGAATAAAGATGGCCCCCAATGCCAATTTACTCCGCGAAGCACGCAGTCTGGCAAGTGCCGGAAAGAACAGGATCGTATTCGTGCCCACTTCGTTGGGCGCCAATTTTGGCCGGCTTACCGGATTGAAAAGGGGATTGTTCAAATCCGAATCAAGTGTGGTATTCGTGCTTACCGATAGTGATCCATCAACTTTTGCCTTTGAAGCCAAGCATGAGATCATAGAACAAAAGCTCGCCAATGTGGTGGGAATTTTACCCGGTAAAAGCAAGAAAGACGAATATGTGATCTTCTCGGGTCACTATGATCATATCGGTATCGGGAAACCGGTCAATGGCGATTCGATCTACAATGGCGCGAATGATGATGCAGCCGGTACCACCTCGGTGATCTTATTGGCAAAATATTTCAAGGCACTGGGAAATAATGAACGTACCCTGATCTTTGCGGCCTTTACGGCAGAAGAAGTGGGTGGCTTTGGCTCACAATATTTCTCCCGGCAATTCGAACCGGCGAAGGTGATGGCCATGTTTAATATTGAAATGAATGGGACGGAAAGCAAATGGGGCAAGAACTCCGCGTATATCACGGGGTATGAACGCACGGATATGGGGGCCATTTTGCAAAAGAACCTTGAAGGAACGGATTTTACTTTTTATCCTGATCCCTATCCCACGCAGAATCTGTTCTTCCGTTCAGACAATGCTACACTGGCGCGCTTAGGTGTTCCGGCGCATACGATTTCCACCGCCAAAATGGAGAATGAACCGCATTACCATAAAGTATCGGATCATGTGGAAACGCTTGACCTGGAGAATATGACCAAAGTGATCCAGGCCATCGCATTGAGTTCAAGAACGATTATTTCAGGAAAGGATACACCGGCGCGTGTTAAGGTCGAGGAGCTTTGA
- a CDS encoding OsmC family protein, with protein sequence MKSYASANWQGSGKEGSGTLTSKSKVLENTSYDFRSRFEDGTFTNPEELVAAAHAGCFSMKLSFVLGAAGFTPASIDTKCTITLESGSITNSHLEVKASVPGIDAAKFAECAAEAKANCPISLLLKTEITMEAGLV encoded by the coding sequence ATGAAGAGTTACGCAAGCGCCAACTGGCAAGGATCCGGAAAAGAAGGCAGCGGTACGCTGACCTCCAAGTCCAAAGTATTGGAAAATACATCGTATGATTTCCGCAGCCGTTTTGAGGATGGCACATTTACCAATCCCGAAGAATTGGTAGCCGCCGCCCACGCCGGATGTTTCTCCATGAAATTGAGTTTTGTACTTGGTGCGGCCGGATTTACACCCGCCAGTATCGATACGAAATGCACCATCACCCTCGAAAGTGGCTCCATCACCAATAGTCATCTTGAAGTGAAAGCTTCGGTGCCCGGGATCGATGCGGCTAAATTTGCGGAGTGTGCAGCCGAAGCCAAAGCCAATTGCCCGATCAGTTTGTTGCTGAAGACGGAGATCACGATGGAAGCAGGACTGGTGTAG
- a CDS encoding vitamin B12-dependent ribonucleotide reductase, which yields MASKKQNAAKGGLQFPRRFTRDDVNVFDLFEYDYRTSVIRNPSGEVVFEMTNVEVPKSWSQIATDILAQKYFRKAGVPQPDGSLGRETSAKQVAHRMANCWRVWGERYGYFASEKDAQVFYEELVYSILNQMCTPNSPQWFNTGLYESYGIKGKPQGHYFVDPVDGKLKKSTSAYERPQPHACFILSVEDDLVNEGGIMDLWVREARIFKYGSGVGTNFSSIRGEGEKLSGGGTSSGLMSFLKIGDRAAGAIKSGGTTRRAAKMVCLDLDHPEIVDFVDWKVEEEKKVAALIAAGYSSDYEGDAYRTVSGQNSNNSVRIPNEFFEKLENNEDWELKARSDGRVMRKVPARELWNKISYAAWRCADPGTQYNTTINEWHTCPAGGEIRASNPCSEYMFLDNTACNLASANLMKFFDTEKNIFDVEGYEYNCRLWTTVLEISVLMAQFPSQEVAQLSYEYRTLGLGFANLGTVLMVSGIPYDSDKARAIAGAITAIMTGVAYRTSAEIAQFQGAFPRYAENKEHMMRVMRNHRLAAYEADEYEGLSIKPQGINAQHCPDYLLKAACKAWDEAVELGEKYGYRNAQATVIAPTGTIGLVMDCDTTGVEPDFALVKFKKLSGGGYFKIINQSVPAALRNLGYTEKEADAIVKYAVGHASFAGAPHINHQTLSEKGFIGEEIKKLDAAVATAFEIGFVFNKYALGEECLQRLGFTPEQYNDFSWSLLEALGFSEDQIDAANDYICGTMMLEGAPYLKPEHLPVFDCANRCGKKGERFIHAHGHIRMMGATQPFISGAISKTINLPHEATVEEISDAYLLSWKLGLKANALYRDGSKLSQPLSNKSDKKKKAEDTKTEEIAEAVVNESAIVDMGKLTIEELLDEVQKRVQASPDTKLKRRLAKIVERRTLPAKRRGFTQKAKINGQAVFLRTGEYADGTIGEIFIDMAKEGATMRSMMNCFAISISIGLQYGVPLEEFVEKFVFTKFDPAGFVEHPNIRTTTSIVDFIFRVLGYEYLGRTDLVHILDKPEVNNTGADDWDDIPTTLEYEKEPELSNVRVVGSVQPKATKAAPKAETSLDAVNAAARSMQSDAPACNTCGHITVRSGTCYKCLNCGNSMGCS from the coding sequence ATGGCCAGCAAGAAGCAGAACGCCGCCAAGGGCGGGTTGCAGTTTCCTCGTCGCTTTACCCGTGACGATGTGAATGTGTTTGATTTGTTCGAATACGATTATCGAACATCGGTGATACGAAACCCCAGTGGGGAAGTGGTGTTTGAGATGACGAACGTGGAGGTACCGAAATCCTGGAGTCAGATCGCAACCGATATCCTTGCCCAAAAATATTTCCGGAAGGCGGGTGTACCCCAGCCCGACGGCAGCCTGGGTCGCGAAACATCCGCCAAGCAGGTGGCTCACCGTATGGCCAACTGCTGGCGCGTATGGGGTGAGCGCTATGGGTATTTCGCGTCGGAGAAAGACGCCCAGGTATTCTACGAGGAGCTGGTGTACAGCATCCTCAACCAGATGTGCACGCCCAACTCCCCCCAGTGGTTCAATACAGGCTTATACGAGAGCTATGGCATCAAGGGTAAGCCACAGGGGCATTATTTTGTTGACCCTGTAGACGGGAAGCTAAAGAAGTCTACCTCGGCATACGAACGCCCTCAGCCCCATGCCTGCTTTATCCTGAGCGTGGAGGATGACCTGGTGAACGAAGGGGGTATCATGGACCTTTGGGTTCGCGAAGCCCGTATTTTCAAATATGGTTCGGGTGTGGGTACGAATTTCAGCTCTATCCGGGGCGAAGGGGAGAAACTGAGCGGTGGAGGTACTTCCTCCGGGCTCATGAGTTTCCTGAAGATCGGTGACCGCGCCGCTGGTGCCATCAAAAGTGGAGGTACCACCCGCCGCGCCGCCAAAATGGTCTGTCTGGATCTGGACCACCCCGAGATCGTGGATTTTGTTGATTGGAAAGTAGAAGAGGAAAAGAAAGTAGCCGCCCTGATCGCCGCCGGTTATTCCAGCGACTATGAAGGCGATGCCTATCGCACGGTTTCCGGGCAAAACTCCAATAACTCGGTGCGTATACCCAACGAATTCTTTGAGAAATTGGAGAATAATGAAGATTGGGAATTGAAAGCCCGCAGCGATGGCCGTGTGATGCGGAAAGTGCCTGCCCGCGAACTGTGGAACAAGATCTCCTACGCCGCCTGGCGTTGCGCCGACCCCGGTACACAGTACAATACCACCATCAATGAGTGGCATACCTGCCCCGCCGGTGGAGAGATCAGGGCCTCCAATCCCTGCTCGGAGTACATGTTCCTCGATAACACCGCTTGTAACCTGGCTTCCGCCAACCTGATGAAATTCTTCGATACCGAGAAGAATATCTTCGATGTGGAAGGGTATGAGTATAACTGCCGTCTCTGGACCACCGTACTGGAAATTTCCGTACTCATGGCCCAGTTCCCTTCGCAGGAAGTTGCTCAGTTGAGCTATGAATACCGTACCCTGGGTCTCGGCTTTGCCAACCTGGGAACAGTACTCATGGTAAGCGGTATTCCTTATGACAGCGATAAAGCCCGCGCTATCGCCGGTGCCATCACTGCTATCATGACGGGTGTGGCCTATCGCACCTCCGCCGAGATCGCTCAATTCCAGGGTGCCTTCCCCCGCTATGCCGAGAACAAGGAGCATATGATGCGGGTAATGCGTAACCACCGCCTGGCGGCTTACGAAGCGGATGAGTATGAAGGACTGAGCATCAAACCTCAGGGAATCAATGCCCAGCATTGCCCGGATTATCTGCTTAAGGCAGCCTGCAAAGCCTGGGACGAAGCAGTCGAACTGGGAGAAAAATATGGCTATCGCAATGCACAAGCTACCGTGATCGCCCCCACCGGTACCATTGGTCTGGTGATGGATTGTGATACAACAGGTGTGGAGCCCGACTTTGCCCTTGTGAAATTCAAGAAACTTTCCGGTGGTGGATATTTCAAGATCATCAACCAATCTGTTCCTGCAGCCCTGCGTAACCTGGGGTATACGGAGAAAGAAGCGGACGCCATCGTAAAATATGCTGTGGGTCATGCGAGCTTTGCCGGTGCCCCGCATATCAATCACCAAACCCTGAGTGAAAAAGGGTTTATCGGAGAAGAGATCAAAAAACTCGATGCGGCTGTAGCCACCGCCTTTGAGATCGGATTTGTTTTCAATAAATATGCCCTTGGCGAAGAATGTCTCCAACGCCTGGGCTTTACCCCCGAGCAATACAATGATTTCTCCTGGAGCCTGCTTGAAGCCCTTGGCTTTAGCGAGGACCAGATCGATGCCGCCAATGATTATATCTGCGGAACAATGATGCTCGAAGGGGCACCCTATCTCAAGCCTGAACACCTGCCCGTTTTTGACTGTGCCAACCGTTGTGGAAAGAAAGGTGAACGCTTTATTCATGCCCATGGGCATATCCGGATGATGGGAGCTACCCAGCCCTTTATCAGTGGCGCCATTTCCAAAACGATCAACCTGCCCCACGAAGCTACCGTAGAGGAAATCTCTGATGCTTATCTGCTGAGCTGGAAACTCGGTCTCAAAGCCAACGCCCTTTACCGTGATGGTTCAAAATTGAGCCAGCCGCTGAGCAACAAGAGTGATAAGAAGAAAAAGGCAGAAGATACCAAGACGGAAGAGATCGCCGAAGCTGTAGTAAACGAGAGTGCCATTGTAGATATGGGCAAACTCACCATCGAAGAATTATTGGATGAAGTACAGAAACGCGTACAAGCTTCGCCTGATACCAAACTCAAACGCCGCCTCGCCAAGATCGTAGAACGCCGCACCTTACCCGCCAAGCGTCGTGGCTTTACACAGAAAGCCAAGATCAATGGACAGGCCGTATTCCTCCGCACCGGAGAATACGCGGATGGTACCATTGGAGAGATCTTTATTGATATGGCCAAAGAAGGCGCCACCATGCGCAGCATGATGAACTGCTTTGCCATCTCCATTTCGATCGGCTTGCAGTATGGTGTACCGCTGGAAGAGTTTGTAGAGAAATTTGTCTTTACCAAATTCGATCCCGCCGGCTTTGTTGAACACCCGAATATCCGTACCACTACTTCCATTGTGGACTTTATATTCCGTGTACTTGGTTATGAGTACCTCGGACGTACCGATCTCGTGCATATCCTCGACAAACCCGAGGTGAACAATACCGGGGCAGATGATTGGGATGATATCCCTACGACCCTTGAGTATGAAAAAGAACCCGAGTTGTCAAATGTACGCGTTGTAGGTTCGGTACAACCTAAGGCCACCAAAGCGGCGCCAAAAGCCGAAACCAGTCTGGATGCCGTGAATGCCGCTGCGCGCAGCATGCAAAGCGATGCACCCGCCTGTAACACCTGCGGACATATCACCGTACGCAGCGGTACCTGCTACAAGTGTTTGAACTGTGGCAATAGCATGGGATGTAGCTAA
- a CDS encoding geranylgeranylglyceryl/heptaprenylglyceryl phosphate synthase translates to MNTYKTLTDRKENGKKSFAVLIDPDKVDEDSLRRLIDLAHEARVDYFLVGGSLVISTYLDECVQFIKKHSSIPVILFPGSSAQVTPYADALLYLSLISGRNPELLIGQHVVSAPFVRKSGLEIMSTGYIVVDGGAPTTVSYISNASPIPADKSEIAMCTAMAGEMLGMKLIYMDAGSGARKPITESMIEKVASSISVPLIVGGGITDPEKAYLNCRAGADVIVVGNAIEKDPALIRDMSAAVHSGSRVK, encoded by the coding sequence ATGAATACATACAAGACATTAACAGACCGGAAAGAGAATGGGAAAAAATCCTTTGCCGTACTAATCGATCCTGATAAGGTAGATGAGGATTCCCTTCGGCGATTGATCGATCTGGCCCATGAAGCTAGGGTGGACTATTTTTTGGTCGGTGGCAGTCTGGTCATTTCTACCTATCTCGACGAGTGTGTCCAGTTCATAAAGAAGCACAGTTCTATTCCCGTCATACTTTTCCCGGGAAGTTCCGCACAGGTAACTCCCTATGCAGACGCGTTGCTATACTTATCCCTGATTTCAGGACGCAATCCTGAATTATTGATCGGCCAACACGTTGTATCTGCACCCTTTGTCCGTAAAAGCGGTTTAGAGATCATGTCCACCGGTTATATCGTGGTCGATGGCGGTGCCCCCACCACGGTTTCTTATATCAGTAATGCCAGTCCTATACCCGCTGATAAAAGCGAGATCGCGATGTGTACCGCAATGGCGGGAGAAATGCTGGGCATGAAACTGATCTATATGGATGCGGGAAGCGGTGCCCGAAAACCGATCACCGAATCCATGATTGAAAAAGTAGCTTCTTCTATTTCCGTTCCGCTGATCGTAGGAGGTGGCATCACAGATCCGGAAAAAGCATATTTAAACTGCCGGGCAGGCGCCGATGTGATCGTGGTGGGAAATGCGATTGAGAAAGATCCGGCGCTTATCAGGGATATGTCTGCTGCTGTTCATAGCGGCTCTCGGGTAAAATAA
- a CDS encoding histidine kinase, which produces MSNARKYWIFQMIGWGMFTLINIFFAFVFNNIGEEKFYYRLLIYVSLGIMLSHLMRMVIVSAGVLMKPLNRQILNFFFITLIFAFIVGVAESYLQRAFGLSPMERGSEKAIAMHKVILTNTFYSFIYLFIWNCIYFMYHYISKSQRQQLDTLRLEALVKELELKTIKAHINPHFIFNSLNSIRALIDENPGRARTAITELSNILRSSMQTEKLELVPFEKELNIVKDYLALENMRFEDRLKVEYEIDEDTLLQPVPPMMLQTLVENAIKHGISRRVDGGVVRVISDFREDFHELIVQNTGTLNGHTVDQEGFGISSTVNRINLLYGDKAHFDIRQISPQLVEARVHIPVAQ; this is translated from the coding sequence ATGTCTAATGCGAGAAAATACTGGATATTCCAGATGATCGGGTGGGGGATGTTCACCCTGATCAATATCTTTTTTGCCTTTGTTTTCAATAATATCGGGGAGGAGAAGTTCTATTATCGCCTGTTGATCTATGTGTCACTGGGTATCATGCTTTCCCACCTCATGCGGATGGTGATCGTATCGGCCGGGGTATTGATGAAACCCCTCAACCGGCAGATTCTCAACTTCTTTTTTATCACCCTGATCTTTGCTTTTATTGTTGGCGTGGCGGAATCCTACCTCCAGCGGGCTTTTGGACTTTCCCCCATGGAACGGGGTAGCGAAAAGGCGATCGCCATGCACAAAGTGATCCTTACCAATACCTTCTACTCTTTTATATACCTGTTTATCTGGAACTGTATCTACTTCATGTACCATTACATTTCCAAGAGCCAGCGGCAACAACTCGATACCCTTCGGCTGGAAGCCCTGGTCAAAGAACTGGAGCTAAAGACCATCAAGGCCCATATCAATCCCCATTTCATTTTCAATTCGCTCAATAGCATTCGCGCCCTTATTGATGAGAACCCTGGCCGGGCCCGTACCGCCATCACCGAACTCAGCAATATCCTGCGGAGCAGTATGCAAACAGAGAAATTGGAATTGGTGCCTTTTGAAAAAGAGTTGAATATTGTAAAGGATTATCTGGCCCTGGAAAATATGCGTTTTGAAGACCGGTTGAAAGTGGAATACGAGATCGATGAAGACACCCTCTTACAACCCGTACCTCCAATGATGTTGCAAACCCTGGTGGAAAATGCCATCAAACACGGCATTAGTCGCCGGGTAGATGGCGGGGTGGTACGCGTTATCTCTGATTTTAGGGAGGATTTCCACGAGTTGATCGTTCAGAATACAGGTACCCTCAATGGACATACCGTGGACCAGGAAGGTTTTGGTATTTCAAGTACGGTGAACCGGATCAACCTGCTCTATGGCGACAAAGCACATTTTGATATCAGGCAGATCTCCCCGCAACTGGTGGAGGCCCGGGTCCATATCCCGGTTGCCCAATAA
- a CDS encoding 1-deoxy-D-xylulose-5-phosphate synthase: MEITPGPLLRTIGSPEDLKKIPREKLHQVCDELRQYIIDVVSVHGGHFGASLGVVELTVALHYIYNTPYDQLVWDVGHQAYGHKILTGRRDNFASNRKYKGLSGFPKRSESEYDTFGVGHSSTSISAALGMAMAAHYKGETDRKSIAVIGDGAMTAGLAFEAMNHAGVTDADMLIVLNDNCMSIDPNVGALKGYLTDISTSYTYNKIRDDVWNMLGKLPVGKNFSREMASKLEASVKGMVNKSSNLFESLNLRYFGPIDGHNIAKLVDTLKDLRNIPGPKLLHVVTVKGKGYALAEKDQTKWHAPGLFDKITGEIQKKTFDLPQPPKYQDVFGHTMVELAEKNDKVFGITPAMPSGCSLKIMMEKMPDRAFDVGIAEQHAVTVSAGMATQGLRVFCNIYSSFMQRAYDMVVHDVAIQKLPVVFCLDRAGLVGEDGPTHHGAYDIAYMRCIPNLVISAPMNESELRNLMFTAQLESTQLPMVIRYPRGEGVMPEWRTEMKEITIGKGRTLREGTGIAILSLGHPGNFAVNAIRELRNDGLNPGHFDMRFVKPLDEALLHHICQHYPKLVTVEDGTVTGGFGSAILEFMAENGYKNEVRILGIPDRIVEHGTLKELYRECGYDALAIVEAVREMMGEKVTVK, translated from the coding sequence ATGGAAATTACTCCCGGACCGCTCTTACGCACCATCGGCTCTCCCGAGGACCTTAAAAAGATCCCCCGGGAAAAGCTTCATCAGGTCTGTGATGAACTCAGGCAATACATCATTGATGTGGTGAGCGTACACGGCGGACATTTTGGGGCCAGTCTCGGTGTGGTGGAACTTACTGTCGCCCTTCACTACATTTACAATACTCCTTATGACCAGTTGGTTTGGGACGTAGGCCACCAGGCCTATGGCCACAAGATCCTGACCGGTCGTCGCGATAATTTTGCTTCCAATCGGAAATATAAAGGCCTGAGTGGCTTTCCCAAACGTTCGGAAAGTGAGTACGATACTTTTGGGGTGGGCCACTCCTCTACGTCTATTTCTGCCGCCCTCGGGATGGCCATGGCCGCCCATTATAAAGGGGAAACCGACCGCAAGTCCATTGCCGTGATCGGCGACGGGGCCATGACCGCCGGTCTTGCCTTCGAAGCCATGAACCACGCCGGGGTGACGGATGCCGATATGCTCATTGTGCTGAACGATAACTGTATGAGCATTGACCCCAATGTGGGGGCTTTAAAAGGCTATCTGACGGATATCTCCACCTCCTATACCTACAACAAGATCCGGGATGATGTTTGGAATATGCTGGGAAAATTGCCCGTAGGAAAGAACTTCTCCCGGGAAATGGCCAGCAAGCTCGAAGCCAGTGTAAAAGGAATGGTAAACAAGAGCAGTAACCTCTTTGAATCGCTCAACCTGCGTTATTTCGGGCCGATTGACGGCCATAATATCGCCAAACTGGTGGATACCCTGAAAGACCTCAGGAATATTCCGGGTCCAAAGCTGCTCCATGTGGTGACCGTTAAAGGAAAAGGTTATGCCCTGGCGGAAAAAGACCAGACCAAGTGGCATGCACCCGGTCTGTTTGACAAGATCACCGGTGAGATCCAGAAAAAAACATTTGATCTTCCCCAACCTCCCAAATACCAGGATGTATTTGGGCATACCATGGTGGAACTGGCCGAGAAGAATGACAAAGTGTTTGGTATTACGCCGGCCATGCCTTCGGGCTGCTCGCTAAAGATCATGATGGAGAAAATGCCTGATCGGGCATTTGACGTAGGTATTGCCGAGCAACATGCGGTGACCGTAAGTGCGGGAATGGCTACCCAGGGCCTCCGGGTCTTTTGCAATATTTATTCTTCCTTTATGCAAAGGGCCTATGATATGGTGGTGCATGATGTAGCCATCCAGAAACTGCCGGTTGTGTTCTGTCTCGACAGGGCCGGGCTGGTTGGAGAAGATGGACCCACCCACCATGGAGCCTATGATATAGCCTATATGCGTTGCATCCCCAACCTGGTGATCAGCGCCCCCATGAATGAAAGTGAATTGCGGAACCTGATGTTTACCGCCCAGCTGGAATCCACCCAATTGCCAATGGTGATCCGTTATCCCAGAGGAGAAGGGGTAATGCCGGAGTGGAGAACAGAAATGAAAGAGATAACCATCGGAAAAGGCCGGACATTACGGGAAGGTACCGGTATCGCGATCCTGAGCCTGGGTCACCCGGGCAACTTCGCTGTTAATGCGATCCGTGAATTACGCAATGACGGGCTCAACCCCGGTCATTTTGATATGCGCTTTGTAAAACCCCTTGACGAAGCATTACTCCATCATATATGCCAACACTATCCCAAACTGGTAACCGTGGAAGACGGAACTGTGACCGGAGGTTTTGGCTCTGCCATTCTGGAATTCATGGCTGAAAATGGATACAAAAATGAGGTCCGCATCCTGGGTATCCCCGACCGGATCGTAGAACATGGTACACTTAAGGAACTTTACAGAGAGTGTGGGTATGATGCACTGGCTATCGTAGAGGCCGTGCGCGAAATGATGGGGGAGAAAGTTACCGTGAAATAA